CGGACTTCGTTCCCGTGGCCGCCGACGTCGCGGACGAGGAGGGCGCCCAGCGCGTCCTGGAGGCGCTGCCGGAGGTGGACATCCTCGTCAACAACCTGGGCATCTTCGGCTCCGCCGACCCGCTGGAGATCAGCGACGAGGAGTGGCGGCGCTATTTCGAGGTGAACGTGCTGGCCGCGGTACGGCTGACCCGCGTGTACCTGCCGGGCATGACGGAGCGCGGCTGGGGCCGGATCCTGAACATCGCCAGTGACTCGGCGGTCGTCATCCCGGCCGAGATGATCCACTACGGCATGTCCAAGACCGCGCTCCTCGCTGTCAGTCGCGGCTTCGCGAAGCAGGCGGCGGGCACGGGCGTGACGGTCAACTCGGTCATCGCCGGCCCGACCCACACCGGTGGCGTGGAGGACTTCGTCTACGAACTCGTCGACCGCGACCTGCCCTGGGACGAGGCCCAGCGCGAGTTCATGCGCAAGCACCGGCCGCAGTCCCTCCTGCAACGGCTGATCGAGCCCGAGGAGATCGCCCACATGGTCGTCTACCTCAGCTCCGACCAGGCCTCGGCCACAACCGGCGGAGCCCTGCGCGTCGACGGCGGATACATCGACTCGATCCTGCCCTAGCGCCCTCAACTCATAGTCGCCGCACGCACCTCGTCCCCCAGAACTATGGTGTCCCACCACATGTGCCGCTGACGTGCCCCTTCCTACCGTGTGCCATCACGTACCCGTCCCCACGGCACACAAGGAAGTGGCGCACATGGCCTCCGCGACCCCCGCTCCCCCACCCCCCGCCAACCTCAAACGCATCGTCGCCGCCAGCCTCATCGGCACCACCATCGAGTGGTACGACTTCTTCCTCTACGGCTCCGCGGCCGCGCTCGTCTTCAACAAACTCTTCTTCCCCGACTCCGACCCGCTCGTCGGCACCCTACTCTCCTTCCTCACCTACGCGGTGGGTTTCGCGGCCCGCCCCCTCGGCGCCCTCGTCTTCGGGCACTACGGCGACCGGCTCGGCCGCAAGAAACTGCTGGTTCTGAGCCTGCTGCTGATGGGCGGGGCGACCTTCGCGATCGGGCTGCTGCCGACCCACGCGACCGTCGGAGCGGCGGCCCCGGTCCTGCTCACCGCGCTGCGCCTGGTCCAGGGCTTCGCGCTCGGCGGCGAGTGGGGCGGAGCCGTCCTGCTCGTCTCGGAGCACGGAGATGCCCGCCGACGCGGCTTCTGGGCGTCGTGGCCCCAAACCGGCGCCCCCGCAGGGCAGTTGCTCGCGACAGGCGTACTGTCCCTGCTCACCGCCGTCCTCTCGGACGAGGCCTTCGGCAGCTGGGGCTGGCGCATCCCGTTCCTGCTCTCCGGTGTCCTGGTCGCCGTCGGTCTGTGGATCCGGCTGTCCGTCGACGAATCCCCGGTGTTCCAGGAGGCGTTGGCCCAAGCCGAGGCCCGCAAAGCCGCCGCCCGGACAACGGCCCGCGGCACCGGCCCCGAGCAACTCCCGCTCGTCTCCGTACTGCGCCACCACTGGCGCGACATCCTCGTCGCGATGGGCGCCCGCATGGCGGAGAACATCAGCTACTACGTGATCACCGCCTTCATCCTCGTCTACGCCACCACCTCGGCCGGCGTCTCCCGACAGACGGCCCTGAACTCCGTACTCATCGCCTCCGCCGTGCACTTCGCCGTCATCCCGGCCTGGGGCGCACTGTCGGACCGGATCGGACGCCGGCCCGTGTATCTGCTGGGCGCGGTGGGCATCGGGCTGTGGATGTTCCCCTTCTTCTCGCTGATCGACACCGGCGACTTCGGCGACCTGGTCCTCGCCGTGACCGTCGGCCTGGTCCTGCACGGCGCGATGTACGCGCCCCAAGCCGCCTTCTTCTCCGAGATGTTCGCGACCCGGATGCGGTACTCCGGCGCTTCCATCGGCGCCCAGTTCGCCTCGGTCGCTGCGGGCGCCCCGGCCCCGCTGATCGCCACCGCCCTGCTGGCCGACTACGACAGCTCGACCCCGATCGCCCTGTATGTGATCGCGGCGGTCGTCCTGACCCTGATCGCGGTGGGCATGGCCAAGGAGACCCGGCACCGCGACCTGACCGACATCGAGTCCGCCACCGACGACCGGGCCGCGACGACCGCTCCCGCGAAGGACGCCGCGGACGCCCGCACCGCCTGACCACCATGCGCGGCACCGACCCTCGTACGCCCCGCGCCTACGCGGGTCACGGCCGCGCCGGAGCAGCCAACCTCCTTAGTCTCAGGGCGAGTTGGATCTCCAGCACACGTCCTGGTTCCTGCCAGTCCTCGCCGAGGAGCCGGCCCACCCGCTCCAGCCGCTGGGCGACGGTGTTGACGTGGACGTGCAGGGCGTCCTTCGTCCGGGCCGGGCTCATGCCGCAGGCGAAGTAGGCGTCCAGCGTGCGCAGCAGATCCGTACCGCGCCGCTCGTCGTACCGCACGAGCTGCCCGATGGTCCGCTCGACGAAGCCTCCGATGTCCCGGTCCCCGGCAAGGAGCAGTCCGAGGAAGCCGAAGTCCTCGGCGGCGGCGCCGTCTCCCGTACGGCCCAACAGCCGCAGGGCGTCGAGGCACCGGCGCCCTTCCTCGTAGGCGGCGACCACGGCGTCGGGCCGGGCGCCGGGTTTCTCGACGGGGGCGGAGGCGCCGACGGTGACCGCTTCGTGCACCGCCGCTCCCAGGTGGGCGGCGGTGCGACGGGCCAGGTCCGTGGCGGTGGCGCCGGGATCGAGGGGCAGCAGGAGAACCGTGCCGCCGTCGCGGGCGGCGGCCAGTCCGTGCCGGGTCCCGGCGAGGTGCGAGGCGGCGGACCACAGGCGTCTGCGGGCGGCGGCCTCCTGGTCTGCGTCGGCGGCGGTGCCGTCGAGCCGGGCGGCGAGGACGACATGGGTGGCGTCCAGGTCGGCGTCCAGTCTGGACGCACGCTCCCGCAGCAGCCGTGGGTCACCGTCACGGGCGTCGAGCAGATCGTCCAACAGCTCGCCGCGCACGCGCTGTTCGGCCTCGGCGGCCGACCGCCGGGCGAGCAGCAGCAGGGAGGTGACCATCGCGGCGCGCTCCAGGGTGCGCTGGTCGACGGGGTCGAGTCCGGGGTGCCCGCGCAGCACGAGCGCGCCGAGCAGCTCGCCGCCCGCGGCCACGGCGGCGATCCAGTCGTCCCGGTGCCGCACCGCGTGGCCTTCGACGCGGGACGCCTCCAGCGCCTTCGTGGGAGTGGCGTCGATCTCGGTGAACTCGACCGCTCCGTCGAGGACTTGGGAGACGGCGGCAGCCACGTCGTGGACTCCACCGCCGCGCAGCACGAGTTCGGCCAGCCGGTCGTGGATGTCCGACGCGCGCTCGATGACTCCGCTGCGGTCCTGGATGATCTCGTTGGCACGCTCCAGACCGGCGAGGGCCGAGCGGGTCTCGGTGAGCAGGTTCGCGGTGTCGATGGCGGCCGCGGCGAGCGCGGCGAAGGAGCCGAGCAGGGCGATCTGCTCCCGCTCGAAGACCCGCGCCCGCCGGTCCGCCGCGAACAGCACCCCGATGACACGGTGCCCGAGCATCAAGGGCACCCCGAGGATCGCCACCAGCCCTTCGTCCCGCACCCCGGTGTCGATGGTGAGGGTGTGCTGGAAGCGGTCGTCCTTGAAGTAGTCGTCGGTGACGTACGGCCGTGCCGTCTGTGCGACGAGTCCGCCGAGCCCCTCCCCCATGCCCAGCCGCAGCTGCTGGAAGCGGGCCGCGACCGAGCCCTCGGTCACCCGCATGTAAGTGTCGCCCCTGGCCGGGTCGTTGAGGCTGAGATAGGCGATGTCGGTGCCGAGCAGCGACCGGGCGCGCTGGACGATCGCCCGCAGTACGGCGTCGAGGTCGCGCAGTCCGGCGAGGTCGTGGGCCGTCTCGAAGAGCGCGGACAGCTCGGCCTCGCGCCGTCGGCGTCCCTCCAGCTCCGAACGCACGCGCAGCGCGAGCACCTTGGCGTGTTCGAGCCCGGCGATCGCCTCGGCCGGTCTTCCGTCGGCGCGGGCGAGCAGCACCGGCTGCTCGTAGGCGTCGGCGGAGGCGCCCCGGGCCAGCAGGTCGAGGAACGGCGTCTCGGCACTGCTCGGTCGCGCTGCGGCACCGGTGGCGGTGGCGGAGCGCTCGGCGGACTGCACGTGATCGCTGGACATGCTCACAGGATTCCCCATCGCCGGGCCGGCCGGTCAGGCCTGTGGATAACTCGAGAATCGCCTGCGCGCC
The nucleotide sequence above comes from Streptomyces sp. N50. Encoded proteins:
- a CDS encoding helix-turn-helix domain-containing protein; protein product: MSSDHVQSAERSATATGAAARPSSAETPFLDLLARGASADAYEQPVLLARADGRPAEAIAGLEHAKVLALRVRSELEGRRRREAELSALFETAHDLAGLRDLDAVLRAIVQRARSLLGTDIAYLSLNDPARGDTYMRVTEGSVAARFQQLRLGMGEGLGGLVAQTARPYVTDDYFKDDRFQHTLTIDTGVRDEGLVAILGVPLMLGHRVIGVLFAADRRARVFEREQIALLGSFAALAAAAIDTANLLTETRSALAGLERANEIIQDRSGVIERASDIHDRLAELVLRGGGVHDVAAAVSQVLDGAVEFTEIDATPTKALEASRVEGHAVRHRDDWIAAVAAGGELLGALVLRGHPGLDPVDQRTLERAAMVTSLLLLARRSAAEAEQRVRGELLDDLLDARDGDPRLLRERASRLDADLDATHVVLAARLDGTAADADQEAAARRRLWSAASHLAGTRHGLAAARDGGTVLLLPLDPGATATDLARRTAAHLGAAVHEAVTVGASAPVEKPGARPDAVVAAYEEGRRCLDALRLLGRTGDGAAAEDFGFLGLLLAGDRDIGGFVERTIGQLVRYDERRGTDLLRTLDAYFACGMSPARTKDALHVHVNTVAQRLERVGRLLGEDWQEPGRVLEIQLALRLRRLAAPARP
- a CDS encoding SDR family oxidoreductase; translated protein: MQIDLTGRTALVTGSTQGIGAAIAAGLARSGARVGVNGRDEKRVAEAVARLAAEVPGADFVPVAADVADEEGAQRVLEALPEVDILVNNLGIFGSADPLEISDEEWRRYFEVNVLAAVRLTRVYLPGMTERGWGRILNIASDSAVVIPAEMIHYGMSKTALLAVSRGFAKQAAGTGVTVNSVIAGPTHTGGVEDFVYELVDRDLPWDEAQREFMRKHRPQSLLQRLIEPEEIAHMVVYLSSDQASATTGGALRVDGGYIDSILP
- a CDS encoding MFS transporter, translated to MASATPAPPPPANLKRIVAASLIGTTIEWYDFFLYGSAAALVFNKLFFPDSDPLVGTLLSFLTYAVGFAARPLGALVFGHYGDRLGRKKLLVLSLLLMGGATFAIGLLPTHATVGAAAPVLLTALRLVQGFALGGEWGGAVLLVSEHGDARRRGFWASWPQTGAPAGQLLATGVLSLLTAVLSDEAFGSWGWRIPFLLSGVLVAVGLWIRLSVDESPVFQEALAQAEARKAAARTTARGTGPEQLPLVSVLRHHWRDILVAMGARMAENISYYVITAFILVYATTSAGVSRQTALNSVLIASAVHFAVIPAWGALSDRIGRRPVYLLGAVGIGLWMFPFFSLIDTGDFGDLVLAVTVGLVLHGAMYAPQAAFFSEMFATRMRYSGASIGAQFASVAAGAPAPLIATALLADYDSSTPIALYVIAAVVLTLIAVGMAKETRHRDLTDIESATDDRAATTAPAKDAADARTA